The nucleotide sequence GCGGCCCTGGGGCTGTAGCCCCGCCTCCGCCGCGCCCTCGCTCAGCGCGGCGGCGGGCCGTACCGGTTCGGCCCCGGCTGGGTGCCGAGGAAGCCGACGGTCACCAGCAGGACCAGCCAGCCGATGCCGGGCACCAGGTGCCACAGCAGCCACCAGGCGGAGTGGTCCCGGTCGTGCAGCCGGGTGACCATCGCGGCGACGTTCGGCACGAGGAGCACCAGCGCCGAGATCGCCGTCACCGGTCCGCCCTGGTCCGGGAACGGCCAGAGCAGGTCGAACCCCTCATCGCGGCTGATGCGGGGGTAGCTGTCGGGGAACCAGGTCGCGTCGATCGAGGTGGCGACCACCCCGAGCACGGCGAACACCAGCACGTAGCGCAGCCACCAGTCCCGCCGCCGGATCCGCCCGGTGGGCAGGTACCAGTCCACCGGTGTCCACGACCGCTGCTCCGGCGCGGCGGTGGTCATCCGCCGACCGGCTCCCGGCAGCCGGAGTCCAGCGCCCGCGCCGCCGCGGCCAGGACGGCGACGACGTCCCGCCCGAAGCCGACGTCGCACGGGTGGATGCCGCCGGCGACCGCGGCCTGCATCAGCTCGTCGACCGCCACCGCGAAGGCCTCCGGCGCCACCCGGTCCTCCGGCAGCAGCACCAGCCGCCCGGCGTCCCCGTGGACGAAGAACTCGTTGCCCACCGACATCGGCGCCACGGTGTGCGACAGCGTGACCGTCGACGCCACACCCGACTCGTGCGTGAGCACCAGGTGGACGGTGTCGCCGA is from Blastococcus sp. HT6-4 and encodes:
- a CDS encoding DUF805 domain-containing protein — encoded protein: MTTAAPEQRSWTPVDWYLPTGRIRRRDWWLRYVLVFAVLGVVATSIDATWFPDSYPRISRDEGFDLLWPFPDQGGPVTAISALVLLVPNVAAMVTRLHDRDHSAWWLLWHLVPGIGWLVLLVTVGFLGTQPGPNRYGPPPR